The genomic segment CTGCCGCCGTCTTGCTCGCCCGCGCCGAGGCACCACTCTGCCCGAAAGCGCCCTGGCAGCCCGGCTTGCTGACAGGCATGACCGCCGGCTCGTACAATCTCCGGGCACTGCTGCACCTCCTCAACGATGACCTGGAGGCGGCACACAAGCTGGTCCAGGTGCACGAGGAGGACAGCACGGCCAACTACATCCACCAGCTGGTCCACCGGCGTGAGGGCGACTGGGGCAATACCCGCTACTGGGTGGGGATGACTGGCGCGCACCCGTTCTACGCCGAGTTTGGCAACGGCACCGCCCGCGAGCGCGTGGACCTCTGCCAGCGCAATGCACCGGGCGCGGCGGCTCTCGCCTGGGACGAGCTAGTAGGGCTCCTGGCTTGGGTCGTCCGCGAGGGGCGCTAGGCTATCGCGGTAGGCAAGTATCTGGGCGGCAAGCGAGACGCCCTTCTGCTGAAATGGGACCGCATTGAGCCCGATCCCGCCCGGAATCCACGCCAGCCAGAGAAGCCGACCTTGCTTGCCCAGACCCCGCCGGATGCGGCGAAAGTCGCCTTCGATCTTGAGGATGGGAATCCCCAGAAAGTGGGTGTCTTGGAGCGCGCGAATCTCACTCCAGGGGATGGGGCCGAAGGTGGGGGTGCCGACAATGGTGAGGCCCTCTTCGCTTAGGTAGTACGCAGGGCGCGCCACCGCCTCCGTGGCGCTTCCCAGCTGGCGCTTTTTCCCCTGTTGCTTAAACCACCAGAGCAACCCCACCATCAGGAACATGTCCGCTAGCATGGCGTAGGCAATGACAGCAACCCCTTGCTTCCAGGCGACACAGGCAGTCAGCCCCAGAAAGCCAATCACCAGAAAGAGTACCCAGCTGTAGCCCCGGCGAAAGCGCAGGTTACCTGCGGTGGGCGCGATGACGAGAGGGGCGTGCCGCTGTTGTTGCATGGCTGTATTATAGGCCAGAGGAGACAGAGGCGATGCCGCAGGTTTTTAAAGATGCAATCGATAGCTTTGTGGAGCAGGAGCGTGCCAACCAGCGCATTCCCGGGCTCTCCATCGCGCTGGTGAGTGGGGGAAAGCTACGCAAGGCCGCGGGCTACGGCCAGCTCAATGTGGAGACCGGAACCCCCGCGACCGCGGAGACGGTCTACCAGCTCGCCTCGGTGACCAAGCAGGTGATCGCGGCGGCGGTCGTTCTTCTGGAGCAGGAGGGGCAGCTCACGCTCACCGATCCGGTCGCCAAGCACCTGCCCGGCACCCCCGCCAGCTGGGAGAAGATCACCCTCCTGAACCTGCTCACGCACACGTCGGGGCTGGTCACCGATGAGCCGCTGGACCTCGCCAAGAGCTACACCGAGGCCGATGCGGTGGCGGCAGTCAAGCCCCTGCCCCTGCGCTTTGCCCCCGGCGAGCGCCATAGCTACTGCAACTTCGGCTTTGTGCTCCTGGGCGAGGTGATCCGTCAGCGAACCGGGCAGCGCTGGGACGAGTTCCTGCAGACGCGCTTCTTTCGCCCCCTCAACATGAGCACCACCCGGCGTCACAACCTGCGCACCGTGGTCACCGGGCGCGCCGCCGGCTACGCACTGGAGGGGGAGGCATTGGTCAATGTGCCGTCGTGGACCCGGGACTTTGCCAGTGGCGGCTTGCTAACCACCGTGGGGGACCTAGCCAAGTGGGACGAGATGCTCCGCCAGGGGACGATCCTCAAGCCCGAGTCCCGGGCGCGGCTCTTTGAGCCCGTGGTGCTCAACAACAAAAAGACCTACCCCTATGGCCTCGGCTGGAACCTTGTCGGAGAGCCAGGAAAGCGCATCGCGGAGCACGGCGGGAGCCGGCCCGGCTTTGCGACCCACTTCTGGCGTGAGCTCGATGGTGACCGCTCGGTGATTGTCCTGGCGAACCGTGGCGCCGATGTGGGACGGATCGCCCAGGGGATTGTCCAGCGCGCCTAGCCCCTACGACTCAGGGCGGTCTCCAAGGCCTTGAGGGCTGCCTCTAGCTGGTCTAGGGGGACCGTCTGACCACCAAAGCGAGCCTGCTGGTAGAGCGCGATAAATGCCTTAGCGGCGGGCTGCGCGGTGTCGGGGAGGGCGCTAAGGCGCTCCGACCAAGGCTCCGTGGGCCCGAGGGAGGGAACCTGTGCCTCGAAGCGCTTGGCAAGTGCGGCCAGCTCTGGGGGCGGGAGAAGAGCCGTCAGAGGGGAGACCGTAGCGCGTTGACGACGTCGCTGCCAGAGCAGGGTGAGCGCAATCCCCACAAAAGGAACCATCAGGAGCATCCCAAGCTGGAGGGGCTCGCGCAACGCAAGCCAGAGAACGAGCCCCTGCCACTGATCCTCCAGCCACTCCCAGGCCTTGCGCCAAGGCTCGATCCCCTCTTTGATTTGATCCGGCATGCCACTGGGGGGAGTTGCCTCGACCGTGACCCAACCCTTACCCTCCACCCAGGCCTCACACCAGGCATGGGCATCGCGCTGGCGGACGATGATCGTATCGGGGCCCTCTTCCTCATGGGCAAAGTAGCCAGTGACATAGCGGGTAGGCACCCCGATGCTCCGCAGCAGGAGCGCCGCCGACGATGCAAAAAACTCACAGTGTGCGCCTTGACGGGGCTGGGCATACAGGAAGCGTAGGACCATGTCGGTGCGCTTGGCATCCATGAGGCGGCGGACGGGCTCAGCGCCGGTGTCTCCCTCTCTACGGAGCTGGAGGTCGGGGAGAAAGCTGGCGTTGAAGGTCAGGCTATAGGTGTAGTTGTCGAGGAGGTAGCTGGTGATCGCCGCGACTTTCTCCGCGGAGGTCTTGCAGTCTTGTGTGACGGAGCGTGCAAGGGGGGTGAGGGCATCGCGCAGCTCATCGGGGAGCTGCAGGTGGCGCTTGCGCTCGGGACCGCTACCTGCCTTGGGAAAGGCCATGAGTCCCTGAAAGTGCTCCGGGCCTTCCTGGTAGTGGTAGGTATAGGGAGCTGCGGCCGTGACCTTGAGCGGCCCACTGGAGTCTGTCGCCCACTCGACTGCCTCGACCTCACCGGGCTCCAAGTTATAGGTCTCAAGTGGCGAAAAGAGGAGGGGGTTGCCGCTCTGAATGCGGGTGACCTGGACACGGGCCGATGGCTCACCGGGGGGGGGAGTGAGCGCAAGCTCGTGCGGCTCTAGGATATGAAAAGAGCGGCCCGTGAGTGGGGGCCACCAGCGGTTCTCATTGTAGGTCTCGAAGGCCGCGCCTCGCAGGTGCTGGGAGTGTAGCCGCCCCGAGAGCCGCAGAATACGGGCGTTGGAGCCACGGGCGTTGAACATCGGCCCCAGAACCGGCTGCTGGGACATCCCCAGGAGGTCGTTTTGGGGTTTCTCATTCATGAAGCGGTTTCCCCACTCCGTGAGGCGCTCTCGGTAGGTCTGGACCGTCTTGATCCCCAGCCAGCCACTGCCTAGGGCAAGGCACAGAGCGAGTCCAACTAGCAGGGGAAGTGCTCTTTGCGCGCGTGTCCGGGGCCGCATGGTGCGCAGCGCCAGCCCGAGTGTCAGAGCCGCGGCGGGGATGATCTCCCGCAAGAGCCGCTCCTCCAGGGCGTTGCACGACGTGGCGAGGGTGAGAAAGCCTCCCAGGAGCGCAAGGAGGCTCGCACGCTTGGGGTCATGGGGGGTCGGGCGGTAGAACTGGATGGTCATAAAAATGGCCATCGTCTGACCAAAGAGGTACATCCCGCGCGCCGGACCAATCATGGTCGAGGTCGTTGTGGGCTCGTTGGGAGTGCTGAGGATCGCAAGCCCAAGAAGCGTCCCGCCAAAGAGCAGGCTGGGGAGCCAAACCGTGGGCAGGCGTAGCCGAAGGACATACGAGGCCAGGATGAGAAGCCCCAGCGCGACCAAGATCCAGAGACTCCCCCCCGAGATTAGGAAGAGGCTTAGCAGGCTCACCAAGGCAAAGAGGAGCACAAAGGGAGGGAGCGTGATCGACGACGGGGTCATAGGATATCCACTCCTCCCGAAGCAAATGCGGAGGGCGGCAGGACCTGCATGTCCCCCTCGGTCTCTTGCGCCTCCTCCGTCTCCGAGACCCAGAGCACCTTCACCCCCACGCCACTCTGACGCAGAGTCTCCACAAAGCTCCGCCGGGCTTCGTCCCAATCAAGGACGATGCAGATCACCGTCGTGAGCCGATCGAGCTCTAGAGTTAGGCGTGGGGCGATCTGCGAGAGAGGCTCCTCGGGTGAGCCCTCGACACAGGCAAGGATATCCAGGATCTGCTCACGGTAGGCTAGGCTCCGACCCGCCATGAGGTGGTAGACATTCGGCCCCGCTGCAAACAGATCGACAATGTACTCCTGACGCGCAAGCGCATCGCTGACCGCGGCACAAAGCGAGACCGCCCGCTCCAGCGCTGCCTGACGTCCTGCGCGCGACGGCTGACCGGGGAGGCGCTCCTGCATCTCACGTAGAAAGAGGCGTGCCGAGCGCGCGGGCTCTGCGGGGACATGGGTGTCCAGAACTACCCCGACTCGCAGAAAGTACTCCTCCCGCCACTCTCGCACCACGAGCGGTGAGTTTGCTGCCCCTGCGAGACGCGCGGTCGCCCGCCAGTCGATATCCCGTGGACTGTCTCCATCGCGCCACTCCCGGTTACCCAGATACTCAAAAGAATCGCCGACTTGGGAGGCCATCGCGATTCCACCCGGCTGAAAACGCCGTCCACTGGGAAGGTTAAAGCGCGAGAGGGGGCGGAAGGCAGGATGGACAATCAGCCGTGTGGGCTGCTGCACGATGCGATAGGCCTGGAGCAGCCCGAAAGGAAAGTCGGTGAGAAGACGGCACCCGCCTAAAACAAAGGCACCTCGTCCCCAGCAGTGCAGGGGAAGCTCCACCTGAACGCTCTCCCCCGAGCGCAGATAGCCCACTGAGATGCCTTCTTCAGGCTGGGCATCGACCACCAAGGGCAGGCCCCAGCCCTGCACCAGGAGATCTGGAATCGGGAGCCTGCCTCTATTTTGAATCGTGACCTCGGCTCGAAGTGTCTCGCCCGCCGTGATTCGCTCCGCATGGCGTAGCTGGGCATGGGCGCGGAGGGGGAGAAACGCAACACTGGAGACAAGCCAGAGTCCCACCACATAGAGGGTCAAGGGGACGGTCTGCGTGTCGAGGTTCCAGAAGAGAGCAATGGTAAAAAAAACGACCGCCGACAGCCCGAGAAACCAGCGCCCAGTGCGGGTAAAGCGAAAGTGGTAGAAGCGCCAGACCCACTGGCCAGCCTTCCCCTGGTAGTACGGGTGCTGATTGATGTCCTTGGAGGCCGGGTAGCCCACCATGATCTCACGAAGCGTCATTCGGTAGCCCCATTGTACCGTGCAAAAGAAAACCCCCTGCAAGCGTGGCGCTCACAGGGGGGAAGATTTAGTGTAGAAATTGTTTAGACGATGGAGGACTACTTACGCCGCCGCCGCACCACGGCTCCACCGGCCAGCCCAAGGCAAAGAAGGGCCAGCGTCCCCGGTTCTGGGATAAGGATCGTCGGAGCGACCACTACCCCCACAGGCCCATTGAGCCCAGAGGCAAATGTGCTGACGGTTCCCCCGGAGGTAATCTTTTTAATGGTGTTGTCGCCAAAGTTACCAACGAAAAGGTTGTTACTAGTGTCGATACCTAGGCCAAAGGGTGAAGAGAAACCGGATGCAAAGGTACTGACGACGCCACCCGAAGTAATTTTCTTAATCGCGTTATTTGCTGTATCGACAACGAAGAGGTTGCCACTGCTATCAAATGCAAGGTCATTAATATTGTTAGACAGGCCGCTATTGACAAATGTAGTTACTACCCCACCAGTATCTACTTTCTTAATCGAGCTAGTACCTTGACTTGAAACATATAAATTGCCACTGCTGTCAAACGCGAGTCCTGTAGGATTAGTAATACCTGTTGCAAAGTCAGATTTGACGCCACCAGGGGTGATCTTTATAATCTTATCTGTACTTTGGCTAGAAGCATAGAGGTTACCACTGGTATCAAACGCAATTGCATAGCCTGATGATACACTTGTAGCGAAAGTGCTTACTACACCTGCTGGTGTAATCTTGCTAATTGTGTCTAAACCTTGGTTTGGCGTGTAAAGGTTGCCGGCCAAATCAAACGCAAGACCTACCGGACTACTGAGACCACTACTAACGAAGTTGGTAACGACACCCGACGATGAAACTCTTTTAATGGAATCATCGAAAAAGTTGGTGACGTACAGAGTCTGGGCGAGAGCTTGACCCTGGGCAACACTAAGTAGCCCGACTAGGATGGCGACTTTAATTTTTCCTTGGAATCCTAAAACCTGGGACATTTTCATACACTTAAACCTTCCGTATCTCCTCACAAAGTCACGAACGTTACGAGGGCACTCTTGCATACAGTATACCCGTTTGGCACAAAATGTGCAGTTATTTGGCGATCAATTTATGGTGAATGATTTAGAGGGAGTTATCTCAGCGCACGGATGAGACGAACCCGAGATCTATGGTGTGTGAAAATGTGGTGAGAATTTTTTGACACTCTTGCCGATAATACTGCTAGGTAGCCCTGAAGAGGTTATAATCGAGAGTGGGAGCGGTGGGTGAGAATTTTTTTTCTTGGCACAGGGGCCGCTGAAGGATTTCCTGCGGTCTTCAGCCGAACCCCCATTAATTTAGAAGCGCTACGCCGTGGAGGAAAGAATCTCCGGCTACGCTCGGGGATCTTGTTGGACGAGGTGGTTCGGGTTGATCTTTGTCCTGATGCTCTGGCACAGGTGCATAAGTACCCCCACCTTGATCTCGCGGCGATTGAGCACCTTCTTTTTACACACTCCCACGACGATCACTTTGCGGTGCGGGAGCTGCAGTATCTCTCCCGAAACTTCGCTCCGGATCGGGAGCTGCCACTGGATATCTGGGGGAGCCACCAAGTGCTTGTCAAGCTCTGTGGGGAGACACCGCACTTTTTTGAGGAGCCCCCTCTGCGCTATCGTGCGCTGGAGCCTTTTCGTGAGATCGCAGTAGGGCACTTGTGGGTGACACCGCTAGTGGCGAACCACAAGGTCGATGAGCTGTGCTTTAACTTTCTCTTCCGTGACGGGGATACTCGCCTGCTCTATGCCTCGGATACAGGCTGGTACTCAGCGGAGACCTGGGATTTTTTGGCTGATATCTCTCTGAATGCGGTGATTGTGGAGTGCGGCAAGGGAATCTCGACAAATGGCTACACAGGCCACCTAACCCTAGAGGAGTGTATTGCCTTTAAGGAGAAGCTTGCACTAAAGCCGGGCGCTCCGGTCTACCTGACACATCTCTGTCACACGGGCCTTCTGCTCCACGAGGAACTAGAAGAGCACTGCGCCCCGCACGGAATCTCGGTCGCCTACGATGGCTTAGAGTTTGTACTCTGAGCGTCGTTCTGAAAGCCTAGTTTTTCCGAGAGAAGATAGAGCGGTCGGCCTTTTACTTCGTCGTAGATGCGCCCGATGTACTCCCCAATGAGTCCCAGGGTCACCAGCTGTACCCCGGAGAGCAGGGAGAGCACGACGATAATACTAGTCCAGCCGGGCTCGAAGCTGCGGGGGGCCAGAGCATAGCGCACGGCCTGGATTACGCCATAGACAATCGCGCCCAGAGCGATAAAGGCCCCCAGATCGCGGGAGAGCTTGAGGGGCGCGTAGGAAAATCCCGTCACGGCATCCATGGCGAGCTTGAACATCTTCCGAAATGGGTACTTGGTCTCTCCTGCGGCGCGGGCGGGGCGGTCGTACTCTAAGGCGTATTGCTTGAAGCCCACCCAGGCCGCCATACCCCGTAGAAACCGGTGCTGCTCGCCCATGGCGTTGAGTGCATCCACCACTTTCCGGTCCATCAGGCGAAAGTCCCCCGTGTTCTCCGGGATGGCGACACTGGTGAGCCGGTGGAGGAGCTTGTAGAAAAGCGACGCCGTGAGCAGCTTAAAGGCTGTCTCCCCCTCGCGCGAGCGGCGCTTGCCGTAGACCACCTCCCAGCCGTCGTCGCGCCAGAGGCGGATCATCTCCGGGAGGAGCTCGGGGGGGTCTTGCAGGTCAGCATCGAGGAGGACAACGGCATCCCCTGTTGCGTGGTGCATCCCTGCGGTGACCGCGATCTGGTGCCCAAAGTTACGCGAGAGCGAGAGCACACGCGCCCAGGAGTGCTTCTGCGCCAGCTCCCGTAGTTGCAAGAGCGAGCTGTCGCGCGAGCCATCGTTGACAAAGAGTACCTCGACCGTGTCGCCGTCTTTTTCTAGGATAGGCAGGAGTGCCTCCAGCCGCGCCACCAGCACGGGGAGAACTGCCTCTTCATTGAAGATCGGAAAGACAAGCGAGATCAGGGCCATGGGAATATTCTACCGGAAGCACGAGGCTTCCGGCTTAAGAGGGCGACGGGCACCTGCGTGCCCATAGATCCTCTTGGCTGCGAAGGCCGGGTACCCGCTTGTGGGTGGATCACCCTCTTAAGCCCGAAGACTCGTTCCTAGGGGCGTTATTCTTCGGCACTTACGGGAAGCATCGCCGCGAACTCGTCCTCGGTGAGGACGGTGATGCCCAGTTGCTCTGCCTTGGCCAGCTTGCTGCCTGCACCCGGTCCTGCGACCACGTAGCTGGTCTGCTTGCTCACACTGCCTGCCGCGCGTCCTCCGAGGCGCTTGACCGTGGCCTCGGCGTCTTCTCGCGTGAAGAGGGTGAGCGCTCCTGTAAAGACAAAGCTCTTACCGGCGAAGTGGTCCGAGACGGGCGCGGCCTCGTCGCCTTGGGCCACGACGCCCACAGAGCTAAGCTTGTCCAGAAACGCCGTGTTGTTGTCGAGCCAGGTGCGGACACTCTGCGCGGTGGTCAGCCCCACATCGGGGACCTGGGCAAGCTGCTCGACCGTGGCTTCGCGGAGCTTTTCGAGCGTCCCAAAGCCCTGCGCCAGCCGCGACGCCCCACCCTCCCCCACATGCCGAATCCCCAGCGCCACGAGGAGCCGCGCCAGGGTGGTGTTCTTCTTGCGCTCTAGCTCCCCGATCAAGTTGTCAGCGAGCTTCTCGCCCATGCGCTCTAGGGGGAGAAGCTGCTCCTTGGTGAGTGTGAACAGATCGGCTGGATCGCGCACCAAG from the Armatimonas rosea genome contains:
- a CDS encoding serine hydrolase domain-containing protein, whose amino-acid sequence is MPQVFKDAIDSFVEQERANQRIPGLSIALVSGGKLRKAAGYGQLNVETGTPATAETVYQLASVTKQVIAAAVVLLEQEGQLTLTDPVAKHLPGTPASWEKITLLNLLTHTSGLVTDEPLDLAKSYTEADAVAAVKPLPLRFAPGERHSYCNFGFVLLGEVIRQRTGQRWDEFLQTRFFRPLNMSTTRRHNLRTVVTGRAAGYALEGEALVNVPSWTRDFASGGLLTTVGDLAKWDEMLRQGTILKPESRARLFEPVVLNNKKTYPYGLGWNLVGEPGKRIAEHGGSRPGFATHFWRELDGDRSVIVLANRGADVGRIAQGIVQRA
- a CDS encoding DUF4129 domain-containing transglutaminase family protein; the encoded protein is MTPSSITLPPFVLLFALVSLLSLFLISGGSLWILVALGLLILASYVLRLRLPTVWLPSLLFGGTLLGLAILSTPNEPTTTSTMIGPARGMYLFGQTMAIFMTIQFYRPTPHDPKRASLLALLGGFLTLATSCNALEERLLREIIPAAALTLGLALRTMRPRTRAQRALPLLVGLALCLALGSGWLGIKTVQTYRERLTEWGNRFMNEKPQNDLLGMSQQPVLGPMFNARGSNARILRLSGRLHSQHLRGAAFETYNENRWWPPLTGRSFHILEPHELALTPPPGEPSARVQVTRIQSGNPLLFSPLETYNLEPGEVEAVEWATDSSGPLKVTAAAPYTYHYQEGPEHFQGLMAFPKAGSGPERKRHLQLPDELRDALTPLARSVTQDCKTSAEKVAAITSYLLDNYTYSLTFNASFLPDLQLRREGDTGAEPVRRLMDAKRTDMVLRFLYAQPRQGAHCEFFASSAALLLRSIGVPTRYVTGYFAHEEEGPDTIIVRQRDAHAWCEAWVEGKGWVTVEATPPSGMPDQIKEGIEPWRKAWEWLEDQWQGLVLWLALREPLQLGMLLMVPFVGIALTLLWQRRRQRATVSPLTALLPPPELAALAKRFEAQVPSLGPTEPWSERLSALPDTAQPAAKAFIALYQQARFGGQTVPLDQLEAALKALETALSRRG
- a CDS encoding DUF58 domain-containing protein codes for the protein MTLREIMVGYPASKDINQHPYYQGKAGQWVWRFYHFRFTRTGRWFLGLSAVVFFTIALFWNLDTQTVPLTLYVVGLWLVSSVAFLPLRAHAQLRHAERITAGETLRAEVTIQNRGRLPIPDLLVQGWGLPLVVDAQPEEGISVGYLRSGESVQVELPLHCWGRGAFVLGGCRLLTDFPFGLLQAYRIVQQPTRLIVHPAFRPLSRFNLPSGRRFQPGGIAMASQVGDSFEYLGNREWRDGDSPRDIDWRATARLAGAANSPLVVREWREEYFLRVGVVLDTHVPAEPARSARLFLREMQERLPGQPSRAGRQAALERAVSLCAAVSDALARQEYIVDLFAAGPNVYHLMAGRSLAYREQILDILACVEGSPEEPLSQIAPRLTLELDRLTTVICIVLDWDEARRSFVETLRQSGVGVKVLWVSETEEAQETEGDMQVLPPSAFASGGVDIL
- a CDS encoding virginiamycin B lyase family protein produces the protein MKMSQVLGFQGKIKVAILVGLLSVAQGQALAQTLYVTNFFDDSIKRVSSSGVVTNFVSSGLSSPVGLAFDLAGNLYTPNQGLDTISKITPAGVVSTFATSVSSGYAIAFDTSGNLYASSQSTDKIIKITPGGVKSDFATGITNPTGLAFDSSGNLYVSSQGTSSIKKVDTGGVVTTFVNSGLSNNINDLAFDSSGNLFVVDTANNAIKKITSGGVVSTFASGFSSPFGLGIDTSNNLFVGNFGDNTIKKITSGGTVSTFASGLNGPVGVVVAPTILIPEPGTLALLCLGLAGGAVVRRRRK
- a CDS encoding MBL fold metallo-hydrolase; its protein translation is MRIFFLGTGAAEGFPAVFSRTPINLEALRRGGKNLRLRSGILLDEVVRVDLCPDALAQVHKYPHLDLAAIEHLLFTHSHDDHFAVRELQYLSRNFAPDRELPLDIWGSHQVLVKLCGETPHFFEEPPLRYRALEPFREIAVGHLWVTPLVANHKVDELCFNFLFRDGDTRLLYASDTGWYSAETWDFLADISLNAVIVECGKGISTNGYTGHLTLEECIAFKEKLALKPGAPVYLTHLCHTGLLLHEELEEHCAPHGISVAYDGLEFVL
- a CDS encoding glycosyltransferase family 2 protein, which translates into the protein MALISLVFPIFNEEAVLPVLVARLEALLPILEKDGDTVEVLFVNDGSRDSSLLQLRELAQKHSWARVLSLSRNFGHQIAVTAGMHHATGDAVVLLDADLQDPPELLPEMIRLWRDDGWEVVYGKRRSREGETAFKLLTASLFYKLLHRLTSVAIPENTGDFRLMDRKVVDALNAMGEQHRFLRGMAAWVGFKQYALEYDRPARAAGETKYPFRKMFKLAMDAVTGFSYAPLKLSRDLGAFIALGAIVYGVIQAVRYALAPRSFEPGWTSIIVVLSLLSGVQLVTLGLIGEYIGRIYDEVKGRPLYLLSEKLGFQNDAQSTNSKPS